A part of Hippopotamus amphibius kiboko isolate mHipAmp2 chromosome 16, mHipAmp2.hap2, whole genome shotgun sequence genomic DNA contains:
- the PSMD7 gene encoding 26S proteasome non-ATPase regulatory subunit 7, whose protein sequence is MPELAVQKVVVHPLVLLSVVDHFNRIGKVGNQKRVVGVLLGSWQKKVLDVSNSFAVPFDEDDKDDSVWFLDHDYLENMYGMFKKVNARERIVGWYHTGPKLHKNDIAINELMKRYCPNSVLVIIDVKPKDLGLPTEAYISVEEVHDDGTPTSKTFEHVTSEIGAEEAEEVGVEHLLRDIKDTTVGTLSQRITNQVHGLKGLNSKLLDIRSYLEKVATGKLPINHQIIYQLQDVFNLLPDVSLQEFVKAFYLKTNDQMVVVYLASLIRSVVALHNLINNKIANRDAEKKEGQEKEDSKKDRKDDKEKEKDKEKSDVKKEEKKEKK, encoded by the exons ATGCCGGAGCTGGCGGTGCAGAAGGTGGTGGTCCACCCCCTGGTGCTGCTCAGCGTGGTGGATCATTTCAATCG AATAGGCAAGGTTGGAAACCAGAAGCGTGTTGTTGGTGTGCTTTTGGGGTCATGGCAAAAGAAAGTACTCGATGTATCCAACAGTTTTGCAG tCCCTTTTGATGAAGACGACAAAGATGATTCTGTCTGGTTTTTAGACCATGATTATTTGGAAAACATGTATGGAATGTTTAAGAAGGTCAATG CCAGAGAAAGAATAGTTGGGTGGTACCACACAGGCCCTAAACTACACAAGAATGACATCGCCATCAATGAACTCATGAAAAGATACTGCCCTAACTCA GTATTGGTCATCATTGACGTGAAACCAAAGGACCTGGGATTGCCCACAGAAGCATATATTTCGGTGGAAGAAGTTCATGAT GATGGAACTCCAACCTCAAAAACATTTGAGCACGTGACCAGTGAAATTGGAGCAGAGGAAGCTGAGGAAGTGGGAGTTGAACACTTGTTACG AGACATCAAAGACACTACCGTGGGCACTCTTTCTCAGCGGATCACAAACCAGGTCCATGGTTTGAAGGGACTCAACTCCAAGCTTCTGGATATCAGGAGCTACTTGGAGAAAGTGGCCACAGGCAAGCTGCCCATCAACCACCAGATCATCTACCAGCTGCAGGACGTCTTCAACCTGCTGCCAGATGTCAGCCTGCAGGAGTTTGTCAAGGCCTTTTACCTGAAGACCAATGACCAGATGGTGGTGGTGTATTTGGCCTCGCTGATCCGTTCCGTGGTCGCCTTGCACAACCTCATCAACAACAAGATCGCCAACCGGGAcgcagagaagaaagaagggcaggaaaaagaagacagcaaaaaggatagaaaagatgacaaagagaaagagaaagataaggaaaagagtgatgtaaagaaagaagagaaaaaggagaaaaaataa